The Mobula hypostoma chromosome 24, sMobHyp1.1, whole genome shotgun sequence genomic sequence CCTGGACAGTGCCCTTATTGATTGGGCACAGCCAAAAACCCTCAGTAAGCTGCACACTCTGTCTTAAGTACCTGAGTCTTGCTTCCCTCTCCTTTCATTGCTTCACCTCATACACTGGTAATGTAAATCAGCTCTCCATTTGTGGGCAAGGGTAGATCAGTTATCGACCCTGATGCCTCTGTGTCCACTAACAAATCACATTTCCGGCCCCATTATTAAACTTTTGTGTACACCCATGGGTGACTAGTACCAGCAATGGAGCTTGCTGCCAATGGTGTGTCTAACTTGGATGCTGTCCCTACTAGTTTATAATCCAGTCAGCTGTCAAATCGGACAGTCTGCTGTAGTCTCTGTTTGCTTTGGTGAGTGACTCTcatacctccctccctttttaggACACTGCCCCCAGCTATGGTTTGGCGGGGGGGCCACAGCTGTTATATATGGTCTCCATTCTGCATCCATTGCCCTTGTTCCTTGCTAGATTCCCTAGCTGTTTGCACACAAGACAAGCTCCCTGTGTCTTTGCAACAGCAACATCCACTTTACAACTTCTCTATCTACCTGGCCCATGAtagtatgttgcttgaaattccagcatctgcagatttcctcatgttatgGTATTGTGGGGCAGGTTCTTCAAGTTTAAACATTCTGGTGGGCTGAGCTTAGTCCTTCCTTCAACATTTTTGAGAAGACTGGAACATCCCTCCCTGGATTGTCCAGCCCTGAATGTTTTTCATACGCTCAATATTTATGCTCTGGGAGGCTGTCTGAACCACCAACATTATTATTCCCTAGTTACTCTCATCTCCCCAAATGTTGTGACTAAATTAAAACTGAGTCACATGGAAGCCGCAGctgggaaattaaaaaaaaatctttattcaCACAGCAAACCTTCAGGAGGGTCCAAGACAATCTCACTCTCCTGGCGTATGTTTAATACCTGTTCAACACAACGAAAAAATAAATGATTAGAGACAGATTCAGTTCTTATAATCACCTACTTAACTGTAACATTTTGGATACAGTCAGGTAAATTTATAGAAGTACGTATTTACAATGTTATCCCAACTAgcaaaaccttttgaatattcaatactgaTATCCATTCCAAaagccagacacccaaaatatatACCCTTTTGTTACAGTGTTGAGGGATGGCTCCATTAATATACAACTAAGCAGACGGTTAGGTGACAAAATGCTCCTCCACTGGGCATAAAATGGCAGGGATACACTTTTAACAAAGTGCTAATAACAGGAATGCTCATCTATTGTCTTTCCCCTAAGTAGTTTCAATGGGACAGAATCAGGACGCTGTGTACAAATTTTATTTCTTGAAGTCTActtctttttaaaattgtaaCTCGTAATTATGCTACCCATGATATCCAGAGTGATTTATAACACACGGGAAAAGGGAGAAGTTGctgttgggcaagtccacatccgaCACTTTGGACTGGTTTAAAAATCCCCTGTTCATAGCTCCGAATCTGCATGTTCTATAGAGAGTAAGGACGAGGGATTCTTGAATTACCTCAGAGTAAATGAGATCATGCTGCAGCTATGTTAAattttggtcagactgcactgtgATATTGAGTGCTGTTCATGTTGCCACATTATGGGAAGGACGTGCAAAAGGTGgggaagaggtttacaaggatgctactTAGATTAGAGGGTTTTagttaaaacaggggttcccaacccttttgtttacgccatggagccttactattaaccgaggggtccgtagTTGGGAACCCCCCCAGAGCCAAAAGGAAAGATtgtacaaacttgggttgttctcctGAGAATTTCGGAGGCCGATAGGATACCTAATAGAATTTTTTTAAGTTATGAGAGGCGTCCATAGAGGACACAGTCAGAATTCTTTgcccagagtagaaatgtcaaacaccagaggataTGCTTTTAAGATTGTTGGGGAGGGGCAATTTTAAGGAGACATGAGGGGTATGTGCCATATCGGCTAGTTGGTGGAGTTTGAGAGGGTTTTAGACAGACACGTGGATATGGATGCTACAGAGGAGAAGACCATTTTAGTACAAACTGCTCTTAAGAGCATCATGGGTTGAAAGGCCCGAATTGTACAGTTGCCTTATTAATATAATCAGACACCTCAAGTACGCATGCGCATTGACTATACCGCCCCTCCTCCAGCCCGGGCTGGAAGTTCCGCGATATTTGCCGGAGCGGAAGTGAGGCAAGTCCTTTTCATCGAGAGCGGGTGACGATGGTAGGTGTTCGGAGTCGGTGGTGCGGCGGCAGTCGGATGTAATCCGTAGCCATCCCGGTGTAGAGTAGCTACAGGGCCGTTAGATTATCGATGATGTCGCTGATCAGAGCTAGAACTATCATAtctgattattatttttttgAAAATACGGTTTAGGATGGAGGGGTAATGGGTAGGCCCCGGACCGACCCAGTGTGCGGCAGTACCCTCGCAAGCGCTGGGAGGGTTTATGGTTGAAAATTCCTAGTGCTCCAACACGTTATGTCAGAGCCTAACTTGGAGCTGGCGAGAGGCTCATGAAGACGCCTCGTTTGAGTTTGCAAAGCCAGTGAGGCGAGGACTTGTTAGTGGCCCTCAGTTAAAATGGAGGCTTTGTTAGAATTAATTTTTCAATGCAACATCTTGGACTTCTGGAAAGGTAATCTGTTCGACCAGAGCACTTTGAAGCGCCATGTCTTAGTCTGTGTCTATGATTTATGTAATGTATTTTACATATAATTTAAATCTAGGCGGACCCAGTAGAGCAGAAAAAGAAGAGGACCTTCAGGAAATTCACCTATCGAGGtgtggatctggaccagctactTGATATGTCCTAGTAAGTTTCATTATGCATTCGTACATTTATTAGCCTTGCCATGTGCTGTAGTATTTTATAACTCGCTGCATTATGCAGATGATCAATCCTTAGTCTTACcaggttttgttttattttcatgtCCAATTGCGGTTTAATGTCTATAATTTGTTGACATCATGCAAGCCAAGTGATACCAATTTTTCGAGGTTAAAAATTGAAGcctttcttcccccctcccaatTCTAATGTTTCCTGATATTTTGCAGTATTTTAAAGAGCAggattagggcatttggcccattgagtctgctccgtcatttcatcatggctgttccatttccctctcaaccccaatctcctgtcttctcactgTATCCTTTAATGCTCTGACAAATCAGGAGCCTtaatacagacttggcctccatgcattcaccactgactaaagaaataactccacatctccattctaaaaggatgcccctcttttgaggctgtgtcctctggtcttgaacTCTAAATTACAAAAGTTTATAATTTTTGGACAGGAAAGTTGGTTGGATCTTGTGTATTTGAACTCCGTGCTAAATGTCGTCTTTAAATTATAACATCACATGTACTGGGATACAGtggaaaacttgtcttgcataccgttcATATAGAGCAATTCATTataatgcattgaggtagtaaaagGTACACAACTGGACTCATTTGCTTATCAAACTGATCCTTGAGGATAGAGGTTCAAAAAGCCCTAACCATCTTTCCTGTGCTGAATGTTTGCATTACATCTGCATTGTTAGTTATACAATGAGTAGTGAGCTCAGATTTGAAATTGCTGAAGATCGTGCAGTGTTCAGGGAAGAAAACAGCACAAAGGGAAAATTGTACAAGTCCAGACCTGGGTGGAACAAAATTGGGGTATTGATGTTATCTGCCATCCTGTTTAGCTTTCAAGCTAGACTAAGATAAAGGCAGTACAAGCTGGTTACATGTGGTGTATCCCTCCTGAAAAAGACGGGATGGAGGTAGAATAAGGCCAAGAGAATAACCATTTGCTTATTTAAAGCAACACGCTTTTGAAGATGACTATTGTGAAAGCTACATTGATATCTCGTTCATGTCTGGGGTTTGAACCCACTACATGGTCTGTATTGAATCCTGCCATGTGGTCCTGGTTCTGTGTTGAAGTGGGCTCTAACCCAATAGGCCATGCTGATCCAGTACCACAAATCAGTAACCAGAACAAATGAATGCATTTGCACCTTCCACTAAAGAGTATCATTAATTATGTATAGCAGGGAAATAGCCCCTTAGGCTTAACACATtctgagctaatcccatttgcccctggcccatatccctctaaatcaagGGATCCCAACTGTTATGCCATGGGCCTCTGCCAATAATTGAGGTCTGTTGACCCCAGGTTGGAAGCCCATGCATAACTAAACACTTCTTAGACTCTGCTTGTCCCAGTGTTGTTTTTAAACTTTGTAATTGTATCTTCCTTTACTACATTTTGTAGGGAAAACCTTTGCCCTTCAGATCCCCTTTTACTCTACCAAATGCTATGTGACATAAAATTAAACATCCAGGATGTCATTTTTTAGTCAGTTGTAATATGAAATTCAACATGTTTTTGGCTTTCAGTGAACAGTTGATGCAATTGTATTGTGCTCGACAGCGGAGGCGTGTGAACAGGGGTCTGCGCCGTAAGCAGCAATCCCTCCTGAAGAGGCTGCGCAAGGCCAAAAAGGAAGCTCCACCTATGGAGAAACCAGAAGTTGTTAAGACACATCTTCGTGACATGGTTATCCTTCCAGAGATGGTTGGCAGCATGGTTGGTGTATACAATGGCAAAACGTTTAACCAGGTTGAAATCAAGGTAATGCAGATGCTCGAGTTCAGTTATATAGCATTACTTGTCTGGTGTTTCAGACAAGTTGGTGTAATCTTGGTTTGAGTTGGAACAGCAAATTGATGTTGTGCAGTACTTAATAGCATTCTGGTTATCTGTAGCATTACCAGAGTTAAGTTGTGACTTTAAGCATTGCTAATCATGCATTATGTAATTTAACCAGTTAAACAACATTATCACATTCTCCCCGCCCCAAATCTTGGATGATGGCTCAGTAATAAAAATGAATTGGTTGCTGCATTCCATGGGGCACGAAAGGTTATTCTGCCTGGAAGTTCATGCGAGCTCTCACTAGTGCAATTCCATCAGTCCAGTTCTATCTCACTGAGGCGATTTCTTTTAAACCTTACTCTTGTGTGCACTGAAATATTTCTCTTAATGTGCCTCAATCTTGGTAAACCAATGCTTTGATCGTCCACGTTCATTTGCAGAGCTGCACCAGACAGGTCGTACTCGGGAGCCTGGGAAATCTTCTGCATGTTGGCCAGTTTCCTCTTTCTGTGCCTTTTGGCCCTAACCTTGGACCTCCCACTGCTAGTTTCAGAATCACAAGGATGTGACAGCAATATGGGTTTTAATTGCAAAATACCTCAACTGTTTTTAGTCTTAACTGGGGAAGGGATCTAAAATGTTGAAGTTAAATTTGAGGTGGTGACATTTAACTTGCAGCAAATTTAAAATGTAATTCTTTTTCCATTAACCCCATTTTAAACCAGCGTTAAGTGTTGATCTCTTGCATCAAATTGACTTCAACAAAGGGTTCTCactggagtggtggaggatgagaggtgacctgatagaggtgtataagatgatgaggggcattgatgtgtggatagtcaagaggctttttcccagggctgagatggttgccacaagaggatacgggtttaaggtgctggggagtaggtacagaggagatgtcgggggtaagttttttacgcagagtggtgagtgtgtggaatgggctgtcggcaacggtggtggaggcggatacgatgggatcttttaaaagactttttgTGTCTTTttgggtgcatggagcttagaaaaatagagggctgtgggtaggTCTAAGAGCGGGTAGGGActgctaaggtagggacatgttcggcctgtattgtgctgtaggtttttctgtttctatgatgGTAGAGCAATCTAAATTCTAACAACTTGGTGCAGTTGGATGCTAGTCTAAAGGAATTTTTTAGTTCTCCCACCATTCCCTCTACAAGGATACATCAAATATCAATTAATCCCTCACTCTGACCTGTCCTGATGTGCTGATCTTTATAGAAAAATATATTGCATTAAAGTGTTAAATATTGGCTAACTTTGCTTTCATTAAATGCTAAAAGTATATATAAAGGCTGTTGCAGGGACTGCtttgtagtaaaagcaggagatGAGTGCTGCCTTTGTGTTGCCCACTTAATTCTCAATAGATAAGTGTGGTGTCAGAAAAGGCATACAGTAACTTCAGCTGTTCCAGTTTATTCTGTCGCTGTCATGCTTCAGTTTATTGTGATTTGGCTGAAACACATTTAATTGTGATGTTTAAGCACTTTGTAAATTCAGAGATTTTTGCTTGTGGTTATCTCAGTATGAAGATGTGAAACTTGAATGAATTTCATTAGATTTCAGTGATGTTTGATACCTACACAGAACATTGCCTGCAAATAGCAAGTTCTGTTTAATGGCATCCTGGGGTGTCAGTGAAGGGTAGCGTTTATCAGGGAGGAATCTTTGCATTCGGATACAGTTTACAACATATTTAGAGCTACACAAGTTATTGAGTAAAGAAAAACcttggtgcaaaaaaaaattcatatcCTCATTACTATCTAGATGCTAAACTTATCTGACTATTAAGAATTGTTACTCCAGTTGCATTTTTGTGTTCTCTGTCATTTGGGAAGTTGCCTGTGCAATTTGATATACTCAGTTCATAGttgattttatttttcctttcagccTGAAATGATTGGTCATTACCTTGGAGAGTTCTCCATCACCTACAAACCAGTCAAGCACGGCAGACCTGGTATTGGTGCCACTCACTCCTCCA encodes the following:
- the rps15 gene encoding 40S ribosomal protein S15 codes for the protein MRIDYTAPPPARAGSSAIFAGAEADPVEQKKKRTFRKFTYRGVDLDQLLDMSYEQLMQLYCARQRRRVNRGLRRKQQSLLKRLRKAKKEAPPMEKPEVVKTHLRDMVILPEMVGSMVGVYNGKTFNQVEIKPEMIGHYLGEFSITYKPVKHGRPGIGATHSSRFIPLK